The Alkaliphilus flagellatus genome includes a window with the following:
- a CDS encoding methyl-accepting chemotaxis protein: MRIAIIGGGQGGRSILSTLMKMQEIEIAGIVDIDENAPGIQLAKNLGVYYTDSIQEILSKRVDLIIEVTGSNKVADEINMHNVHNAEIIRSQAAKLMTILVGNEEKLTGQLEMQMNEIRNISNVTSSSVMKMHESISQTTTLSNTLNDFADRTIQHVKETDKIIQFMNKITQQTNILGLNASIEAARAGEHGRGFSIVAKEVQKLATNSEDFTKKIAEILSKISDEVFSINTEIEQLNTISQNQHQMGAELQTAVAELAASLK; encoded by the coding sequence ATGAGAATAGCAATTATTGGTGGTGGTCAAGGAGGACGTTCGATTTTAAGTACTCTTATGAAAATGCAGGAAATTGAAATTGCTGGTATAGTAGACATAGATGAAAATGCTCCTGGAATTCAGTTGGCGAAAAATTTAGGAGTATATTATACTGACAGCATTCAAGAAATACTATCAAAAAGAGTTGACTTAATTATCGAAGTAACTGGAAGTAACAAGGTAGCTGATGAAATTAATATGCACAATGTCCATAATGCAGAAATTATTCGCAGTCAAGCAGCTAAATTAATGACCATTCTTGTAGGCAATGAGGAAAAGCTTACTGGCCAATTGGAAATGCAAATGAACGAAATAAGAAATATTAGTAATGTAACATCAAGTAGCGTAATGAAAATGCATGAGAGTATTTCCCAGACTACTACACTTAGTAATACATTAAATGACTTTGCTGATAGAACTATACAGCATGTAAAAGAGACAGACAAGATTATTCAATTTATGAATAAAATTACTCAACAGACAAATATTTTAGGGTTAAATGCGTCCATTGAAGCTGCTAGAGCCGGAGAACATGGAAGAGGATTTTCTATTGTTGCTAAAGAGGTACAAAAACTTGCGACTAATAGTGAAGACTTTACAAAGAAAATAGCAGAAATATTAAGCAAGATTAGTGACGAAGTATTTTCTATTAATACGGAAATTGAGCAGCTTAATACTATATCTCAAAACCAACATCAAATGGGAGCAGAATTACAAACAGCAGTTGCAGAGCTCGCTGCTTCTTTAAAATAA
- a CDS encoding MetQ/NlpA family ABC transporter substrate-binding protein produces the protein MKKNIVLSIVGIIILSLILSSCGKAPANNTASNNEEETTANVLNIGATPEPHAEILKIVQPILEKEGVELKIVEFTDYVLPNLALNDKEIDANFFQHAPYMDSFVNSHNIKLEAATKVHIEPLGLYSKKLDKIEDLKNGAKIAIPNDPTNGGRALLLLEKYGIIKLDENAGLEATENDIVDNPKNLSFIALDAPQLPVSLGDTDAAIINTNYALEANLNPLNDALILEDEDSPYANILAIRSESANDESIQKLVKALNSPEVKNFINEKYKGAIIPAF, from the coding sequence ATGAAAAAAAATATTGTACTATCTATTGTAGGAATTATTATTTTATCTTTAATACTAAGTAGCTGTGGAAAAGCTCCAGCTAACAATACTGCTTCAAATAACGAAGAAGAAACTACAGCTAATGTATTAAATATTGGTGCTACCCCTGAACCCCATGCAGAAATATTAAAAATTGTTCAACCTATACTAGAGAAAGAGGGTGTTGAACTTAAAATTGTGGAATTTACTGACTATGTGCTTCCAAATTTAGCTCTTAACGACAAGGAAATCGACGCTAACTTTTTTCAACACGCTCCTTACATGGACTCCTTTGTTAATAGCCATAATATTAAACTAGAAGCAGCTACTAAAGTTCATATTGAGCCTCTAGGACTTTACTCTAAAAAGTTAGATAAAATTGAAGATCTTAAGAATGGAGCTAAAATTGCAATTCCTAATGACCCTACTAATGGAGGTAGAGCTTTACTTCTTCTTGAGAAATATGGAATTATTAAATTAGACGAAAATGCAGGTTTAGAAGCAACAGAAAATGATATTGTTGATAATCCAAAAAACCTATCTTTCATTGCTCTAGATGCTCCACAACTACCAGTATCTTTAGGTGATACAGATGCTGCAATTATAAATACCAATTATGCTTTAGAAGCTAATTTAAATCCTCTTAATGATGCATTAATTTTGGAAGATGAGGATTCTCCTTATGCCAACATATTAGCCATTAGATCAGAAAGTGCTAATGATGAAAGCATACAGAAACTAGTAAAGGCTCTTAACTCACCTGAAGTAAAGAACTTTATTAATGAAAAATATAAGGGTGCAATTATTCCTGCATTTTAG
- a CDS encoding methionine ABC transporter permease has product MSRLITLIVPAFKQTLFMVSITTLFAVLIGTPIGVLLVSTRKKHILENNILHRTLSYIVNFGRSFPFIILMISIIPFTRLIVGTSIGTKAAIVPLTVATIPFYARVIENALLEVNWGIIEASQAMGATPIQIICKVLIPESMPAIVLGITITLVNVIGYSAMAGAVGGGGLGDLAIRYGYHRFDKEIMIWTVLLLIVIVQIIQFSGNFISKQINRR; this is encoded by the coding sequence GTGTCAAGACTTATTACATTAATTGTACCTGCATTTAAACAAACCCTTTTTATGGTTTCAATTACAACATTATTTGCAGTATTAATAGGTACTCCTATTGGAGTTTTGTTAGTTTCCACAAGAAAAAAACACATTTTAGAAAATAATATTTTACATCGAACCCTTTCTTATATAGTAAACTTTGGACGTTCTTTTCCATTTATTATATTAATGATTTCTATTATACCCTTTACTAGGCTAATAGTTGGTACATCTATAGGCACAAAGGCAGCTATAGTACCTTTGACAGTAGCCACTATACCGTTTTATGCAAGGGTTATCGAAAATGCACTACTAGAAGTTAATTGGGGAATTATTGAGGCATCTCAGGCAATGGGGGCTACCCCTATTCAAATAATATGTAAGGTTTTAATTCCAGAGAGCATGCCAGCCATTGTTTTAGGTATTACAATTACCCTTGTCAACGTTATAGGGTATTCCGCCATGGCAGGAGCAGTAGGAGGAGGTGGACTAGGAGATTTAGCAATTAGGTATGGATATCATAGATTTGATAAGGAAATTATGATTTGGACCGTATTACTATTGATAGTAATAGTTCAAATCATACAATTTAGCGGCAACTTTATATCAAAACAAATTAATAGGAGGTAA
- a CDS encoding methionine ABC transporter ATP-binding protein: protein MINLNNITKIYEAKEGNVLAIKNISLNIKKGEIYGIMGVSGAGKSTLIRCINLLEKPTYGEVWVNNVNLTNLSTSLLREERKNIGMIFQHYNLLSSRNVFDNIAYPLELAGVKKQERNKRIEELLNLVDLADKKNHYPSQLSGGQRQRIAIARALATNPQILLSDESTSALDPITSRSILELLKEINGRLGVTIVLITHQMEVIEQICHRVAVLQDGSIVEEGPVNKVFSSPQNPYTRLLLDKNDSNTYIKESIKLFKTKKVGVL, encoded by the coding sequence ATGATAAATCTAAACAATATTACAAAGATATATGAGGCTAAGGAAGGTAATGTTTTGGCCATTAAAAATATTTCTTTAAATATCAAAAAGGGTGAAATATACGGGATAATGGGAGTTAGTGGTGCTGGAAAGTCTACACTTATTCGTTGTATAAATTTGTTAGAAAAACCAACTTATGGAGAGGTATGGGTTAATAATGTTAATTTAACCAATCTATCTACATCTCTACTTAGAGAGGAAAGAAAGAATATAGGTATGATTTTTCAACACTACAATCTATTAAGTAGCAGAAATGTTTTTGATAATATAGCATATCCCTTAGAATTAGCTGGTGTTAAAAAACAAGAGCGAAACAAACGAATAGAGGAATTGCTTAATTTGGTAGATCTCGCCGATAAGAAAAACCATTATCCGTCTCAGCTTAGCGGTGGTCAAAGGCAGCGTATAGCAATAGCTAGGGCACTTGCAACAAATCCACAAATACTTTTAAGTGATGAGTCTACTTCTGCCCTAGACCCAATTACTAGTAGAAGCATTCTAGAATTATTAAAGGAAATAAATGGAAGATTAGGTGTGACTATAGTGTTAATAACCCATCAAATGGAAGTTATAGAGCAAATATGTCATAGAGTTGCAGTATTACAAGACGGAAGTATAGTGGAGGAAGGCCCTGTAAACAAAGTGTTTTCATCTCCACAAAATCCATATACAAGGCTTTTATTAGATAAAAATGATAGTAATACTTATATTAAAGAATCTATTAAATTATTTAAAACAAAAAAGGTAGGTGTTTTATAG
- the dapG gene encoding aspartate kinase — protein MKIVVQKFGGTSLSTKDRRAMVISKILKCKEAGKSVVVVLSAMGRKGEPYATDTLKDLISSTCPGHSLKTLDLLMSCGEIISSSLIGAQLEAMGEKVVILTGPQAGILTDSVFGNAEILAIDNKQILSHLSNGAIVIVTGFQGATELGEITTLGRGGSDTTAAALGVALNAESVDIYTDVDGIMTADPNIVPNAKIIDEINYEEVFQMADKGAQVIHPRAVEISKKGNLTIKIKNTMSSHPGTKIHYYTHTGKELYSTRPNKGKLLTAITSKNHISQVSITMDDSLQGDSILFSSLADANISIDMINFFIDKKVFTIDENQIDLTKRLMDKFQFKYNILNACSKVTIIGSRITGIPGVMATIVTALSKENIRILQSSDSHATISCLIKEEDANKAVNLLHDAFNLNQ, from the coding sequence ATGAAAATAGTAGTCCAAAAATTCGGAGGAACATCATTATCTACTAAAGATAGAAGAGCAATGGTAATAAGCAAAATACTAAAATGTAAAGAAGCAGGCAAATCTGTTGTAGTAGTTCTTTCTGCAATGGGCAGAAAAGGAGAACCTTATGCAACTGATACTTTAAAGGATTTAATATCCTCTACTTGCCCAGGACACAGTCTAAAAACCCTAGATTTACTAATGTCCTGTGGAGAAATAATATCTTCATCATTAATAGGTGCACAATTAGAAGCAATGGGAGAAAAAGTTGTGATACTTACAGGTCCCCAAGCTGGTATTTTGACCGACTCTGTTTTTGGTAATGCAGAAATTCTAGCTATAGACAACAAACAAATACTTTCGCATCTTAGTAATGGTGCTATAGTAATAGTCACAGGATTTCAAGGTGCTACTGAGCTAGGTGAGATTACAACATTAGGTCGTGGCGGTAGTGATACAACAGCTGCTGCCTTAGGGGTTGCACTTAATGCAGAAAGTGTAGATATCTATACAGATGTTGATGGTATTATGACTGCTGATCCTAATATTGTTCCTAATGCAAAAATTATAGATGAAATTAATTATGAAGAAGTATTTCAAATGGCAGACAAAGGTGCTCAAGTTATCCATCCTAGAGCGGTAGAAATCTCGAAAAAAGGAAACCTTACTATAAAAATCAAAAATACAATGTCATCTCACCCAGGAACTAAAATTCATTATTATACACATACAGGCAAAGAACTATACTCCACTCGACCTAATAAGGGAAAACTATTGACAGCAATTACAAGCAAAAATCATATTTCTCAAGTTTCTATTACCATGGATGATAGTTTACAAGGTGATAGCATATTATTTTCCTCTTTAGCTGATGCTAATATAAGTATCGATATGATAAATTTTTTTATAGATAAAAAAGTTTTTACTATAGATGAAAACCAAATAGATTTAACAAAAAGATTAATGGATAAATTTCAATTCAAATATAATATTTTAAATGCCTGTAGCAAAGTTACAATTATTGGTAGTAGGATTACTGGTATTCCTGGTGTAATGGCAACTATAGTTACAGCCCTATCTAAAGAAAATATTAGAATACTACAAAGTTCAGATTCTCATGCTACTATTTCCTGTCTAATTAAAGAAGAGGATGCAAATAAGGCTGTAAACCTACTACATGATGCTTTTAATCTAAATCAATAA